The following nucleotide sequence is from bacterium.
CCCGCGCAATCCCGAGCTCCCTCGCAGCGATCGCGCGGCCGCGGTCTTCGGGGGTGGTGCCGGCTCGCGTGAAGTACGGGTCGGTCGCGGCGGCCCGGGTAGAGGGAAAGGCCACGACAACATGGGAGAGCGCGAGCTGATTCTCATCGTTCGTGACGAACAGCGCAAAATCCACCGCCGCGGTGCGATGGCGGCTCGCCAGCGGCACAACCAGGTCCATCGTCGGCAGGTCGAGCACCTGCCCCCGCCCGAGCGGCGCCGGGGCGACCAGAGTCTCGCGGTAGACGTCCGGGCCGTCTGAGCGAACCCGGAGGACAAACTCCGCTCCGATCGCGAGCATCGCCAGCTGCCCGGCCGCGTACCGCTCCGTGGCCCCGAGGTACCCGCGCTGGAGCGTATCGGTCGGGAACATGTCGTGCTTGAACAGGTCAACGTACCGCGCGAGCAGCGCGACATGGGCCGGGCTGTCGAAGACCGCGCGGCGCCGGTCCGGGCTGAGTACCGGCAGCCCCTCCTCCTGGAACAGCGTGAGCAGCCGGATCTTGTCGACGTTCGGCATGAACCCGTACACGCCGGTTTTCTGCTTGATCGTGACTGCGGTCTGGATATACGCGTCCATGGTTGCCGGCGGATGGGTGGGATCCAATCCGGCGCGCCGGAACAGCGCCTGGTTGTAGGCGAGGACACCGGGTTCCACGTACCAGGGAATCC
It contains:
- a CDS encoding sugar ABC transporter substrate-binding protein — its product is MRRRLTAVAMLALLLGAGAASAAPQAQLEFWTIALQPLLTAYAQGMIDRYEHAHPGVRVRWIDLQMQALDQKLLAAIAGGVAPDVVNLNTEITIRMVQAHALVDMDAAVPAAARARYFPNIWASLRVRERAYGIPWYVEPGVLAYNQALFRRAGLDPTHPPATMDAYIQTAVTIKQKTGVYGFMPNVDKIRLLTLFQEEGLPVLSPDRRRAVFDSPAHVALLARYVDLFKHDMFPTDTLQRGYLGATERYAAGQLAMLAIGAEFVLRVRSDGPDVYRETLVAPAPLGRGQVLDLPTMDLVVPLASRHRTAAVDFALFVTNDENQLALSHVVVAFPSTRAAATDPYFTRAGTTPEDRGRAIAARELGIARDLTVVTAHSDELFRIFRDAVENAFFGRMTPQQALSWAAREWNSRL